The following proteins are encoded in a genomic region of Mahella australiensis 50-1 BON:
- the argC gene encoding N-acetyl-gamma-glutamyl-phosphate reductase, translating to MIRVGIIGATGYAGIELVRLLCGHPDATITQIISQSFVGKKISDVYPHLKGILDIECRELNTDELPAQCDVVFTSLPQGTSSEVIPPLYSAGCTIIDLSADFRFHDAAVYEQWYKMPHPAPQLLPDAIYGLPELHRTDIAKARLVGNPGCYPTATLLGLAPAVKVGAIDTNSIIVDAKSGVSGAGRASSLEYSFCECDEDMKAYKVAQHRHTPEIEQELSILAQNDVVISFTPHLIPMKRGILATIYATLKNDLSLEGLLNIYGNFYKDEPFVHIYENGTLPSTKAVAGSNHCHIGLTVDQRTHRIIITSAIDNLVKGAAGQAVQNMNIMLNLSETAGLALPGYYI from the coding sequence ATGATAAGGGTTGGAATAATAGGCGCTACCGGATACGCGGGCATAGAGCTAGTAAGACTGCTGTGTGGCCATCCTGATGCCACCATAACCCAAATAATATCGCAAAGCTTTGTCGGCAAAAAGATATCCGACGTCTACCCGCATCTTAAGGGTATACTGGATATTGAGTGCCGCGAATTGAATACAGACGAGCTACCAGCTCAATGCGATGTGGTATTTACATCGTTGCCTCAAGGAACATCCAGCGAGGTGATACCTCCCCTGTATAGCGCAGGATGTACCATAATAGATCTGAGCGCCGATTTTAGATTCCATGACGCCGCTGTATACGAGCAATGGTATAAAATGCCCCATCCGGCGCCGCAATTGTTACCCGATGCTATATACGGTCTGCCTGAGCTGCATCGCACTGATATAGCCAAAGCGCGCCTGGTCGGCAACCCCGGTTGTTACCCCACTGCCACGCTGCTGGGCCTAGCACCCGCGGTAAAGGTCGGTGCTATTGATACAAACAGCATTATCGTAGATGCCAAGTCAGGTGTAAGCGGTGCTGGACGAGCATCCAGCCTGGAATATAGTTTCTGCGAATGCGACGAGGATATGAAGGCGTACAAAGTCGCACAGCACAGGCATACACCCGAGATAGAGCAGGAGCTGTCGATCCTGGCACAAAACGATGTGGTGATATCCTTCACACCCCATCTTATACCTATGAAACGCGGAATATTGGCCACCATATATGCAACGTTAAAGAATGACCTATCGCTCGAAGGCTTGCTGAATATATACGGAAATTTCTACAAAGACGAGCCTTTTGTGCATATATATGAGAACGGAACGCTGCCGTCCACCAAGGCGGTGGCAGGCTCTAATCATTGCCATATAGGCCTGACTGTTGATCAGCGCACGCATCGCATTATCATAACCTCTGCAATAGATAATCTGGTCAAAGGGGCCGCCGGTCAAGCAGTACAGAATATGAATATCATGCTCAACCTGAGCGAAACCGCAGGACTTGCGTTGCCGGGGTATTATATATGA
- the argB gene encoding acetylglutamate kinase gives MEELIKKAGILIEALPYIQRLYGKTVVIKYGGAAMTDQVLKASVMEDITLLKYIGVNPVVVHGGGPDINKTLEQLDITPQFHDGLRITDAQTMEVAQMVLIGKTNKEIVALINKAGGKAIGVSGIDGNLIEAEQYKTDINGKQSDIGYVGNIKRINSKVLEIIAKDEYIPVVAPIGIGDDGHSYNINADTVAGEIASALKAEKLMLLTDVEGIKPSKSADNIAPVLTAAEVYDLIENGIIDGGMIPKVLGCIKALDSGVSRTHILDGRIPHCILLEIFTDRGIGTMITKGSV, from the coding sequence ATGGAAGAGCTCATTAAAAAAGCCGGTATATTGATAGAAGCCCTGCCGTATATACAGCGCCTGTACGGTAAAACCGTCGTCATAAAGTACGGCGGCGCCGCTATGACCGATCAAGTGCTTAAGGCATCGGTAATGGAGGATATAACGCTTTTAAAATACATAGGCGTAAACCCAGTAGTGGTACACGGCGGTGGCCCGGATATAAATAAGACATTGGAGCAACTCGATATCACTCCCCAGTTCCACGACGGCCTCAGGATAACCGATGCGCAGACCATGGAAGTAGCGCAGATGGTGCTTATAGGTAAGACCAATAAAGAGATAGTCGCGCTTATAAATAAAGCTGGCGGTAAAGCCATAGGCGTATCGGGTATAGATGGAAATCTCATAGAGGCTGAACAGTACAAGACCGATATAAACGGCAAGCAGTCGGATATAGGTTATGTAGGCAATATCAAGCGCATAAACTCCAAGGTTCTCGAGATTATAGCCAAAGACGAGTATATACCTGTGGTAGCACCCATAGGCATAGGAGATGACGGACACAGCTATAATATAAATGCCGATACGGTAGCTGGCGAGATAGCCTCTGCGCTCAAGGCTGAAAAGCTCATGCTGCTGACCGACGTAGAGGGCATAAAACCGTCAAAATCAGCTGATAACATAGCGCCGGTGCTCACAGCGGCCGAGGTGTATGATCTAATAGAAAACGGCATTATAGACGGTGGCATGATACCCAAAGTGCTGGGCTGCATAAAAGCTCTGGATAGCGGTGTATCGAGGACACATATATTGGACGGACGCATACCCCACTGCATACTGCTGGAGATATTTACTGACCGCGGTATAGGCACCATGATAACAAAAGGCAGCGTGTGA